AACTTTTATGCTTTGGTATCATGATGTGCAATTTGACGTCTCATACTTAATAAAATGGTTTTGAACTACATTGATGGCACCATAGGTGGATCAGAGAGAAGGAAAGAGAATGCCAGAGTGGGGATTCAGGGTACTGAAGAAGAGagggaataaataaataagaggTAGGATAGGTCCATGCCCAGGAATTATATATGAAGCTCAATCGACCAAATGGAACAGGGAAAGAGCATGCCCATGTTAGTCAGTTTTGCATGTTATACTGTAATTCTGTTAATTTAATCCTCTATCTTTCCTTTGAACATGGTCTGTGTGGCTAAAACCATAGGGTTCAGGTGGTGAAATCTAGTATCCTTGTTGCTTGTTTTCATCTTTTATATTAGCTGAGATAACTGAAACATTCAGCAGGAGATTGACACACCATCTACTGCCATACGTACTCAccatttgttttatttgattGCCGAAGGGATAGTTAGATTACTGGAGGTACGGGCTCTCATTTTCAGGCTCACAGATTGAAGCATTGGCAGTTCCAACGAAgaacaacaaataaaatattatACTTAGAATTTAAGTGCATCTGAAAATTCTCAGCAGGATTGAGTTCAGATGATATACAAACACATTTACCTAAAATTGACGGGAGATATATAACACACCAATCCAATTGTCATCGGAGGAATTTGGATGGAAGAGTTGGGATACATGGATCTATCGTGTCACCAAATTTAAGTTGAATCCCAATGCACTAAGTTGGGGATTGCGTGTTCTTCAGAGAAATTGAGAGGATTCAGAAAATCATATAGATATAAAAGGTTCATAAGAAATCGAGGAAGAGAAGAATATTAACCTTTGTGAAAGCTCACTGGAGCCAGGGGGTGGAGGCGATTTCACCGGCAACGGCGGCGAAATCTTAGGGGCTGGTGGCGTGGCGGAGGTGAGCTTGACGGTTGTGGGCGAGCCGAGGCTCGCTGGCTGCATCGTCAATTCGTCATCTGCAAATTAGAAAGCGAGGGGCCGAAGGGCAGGACTCATGCCTGACCCGCCCGCGCTCACCGCAACTCGCCGATGCCATCGACACTTGCAGGTCCGGGGACTGCTCTGTACCGCCGGCGTCCTCTACAGATGAGACAGGAAGCAGGGTTGTGACTGACGGGTGGCTAGGGCATATGGAGGAGGTGAGTGGTGCTGTGGTGGGCCGGTCCGCTGCTGGCCGATGACTCCGCAGGGGCGAGACCGCGATAGCAAGACGAACCAGGATCGATGGTCTGTTCTGATTCAAGATCGGGCGTGGGAGGCAGGGGAAGAGATGGGAGTGCCGGTCCCACATGCCACAAGGCTTTTTTTATAGGAGTTAACATTTCATACTCTACTTACAGGAATAATGACGAAAATAATAAGATAGTGATCACTCTGTTACAACTCTTTTACAATTGACACGAGCATGCTCTAATCGCTCTAGAATCACTCCTAACACAAGGCAGATCACAGAACTGACCCAGACAAGAATTTCAACATTCCAGACTCCCCCTTTCCCGGCCCGATCTATCTCTCCCCACCCACCTGGTAGCGCATCGTCACCTTAGGATCGTCCCACGGCGGAGGtcgcttctcctcctcctccggcgaacATATCAATATGCATGTTTCTGTGTAACGCTTGAACCCCATGAATTTGCATGCAATTTGTTTTCCCTCCAAAACCTCTCCCAtcccttaaaaaaaacctCTCCAACCATTTAGTCTTGGTGTCCAGTGCGGGCACAGCATATTGATAAAAAAACTCTCCATAGTTACTTCCTAGATCTAAGTCTTGCACACATGAAATAGGAGGGAACCGAAGTTATATATCGGTAATTGTAAATTAATTGGCCAAAATATGTTTGTTATTTTCATGTGCACGTATAAATTCACTGTCCATTCGTTAGAGCTAGATATATACTTCGCTCGGCCTTATTCATGACTCAACCTGGCTTCTGTCTTTCAAGTTCGAACCTCCTTCAATTCCTGTTAAAGCACAATCTCGTCTAGTAAATGCATCCACATTGTATAGGTTTGGGATGCATAGGGAAGATGTTGCCTCCATCTTTATCAGTTGCCACTACCAAAAACAATCATCGATCTTACCACATATTTGATCTGGCATGCTGGTAATTGTATATTATCACACATTTCACTAAAACTCTTATCTACTTGCCCATCACATTCGTATAGAAGGTGGAGAGTGTGCCTGGCCCACAACCTTGTTCCAGCATATAAAGTGTTCTTTGCCTTATTTACAACCACCAATACACACTCCTATGTATAAATTTCAAAACCTGAGCAACTTTGAAGAGTTAGCTATACAAAGATAAAGGAGGCTTCTCTTTTGAAGGGGGCAAGATATATATCTTCGAGCACACAATCACTAATTTAATTAGTTAACCCTCCTTTATGAAGCTCTTGAACCTGTTTCCTCTGGATCCTGATCTTCTGAAACCAAACAATACTCAACGAATGCAAACCAGTGCCTTGGTTGTATGGATCTGGGAGGCATAGGGAAAATGTGTTGTTGAACTATTCCATACATAGGGATGAGGTTTCTAGAACAAATGCGGCATTCCGAGATTCCGTATGCAGAGAGAGGTAGACGTCCACAGATCGAGTATGCACACCATTTGAAAGATTTTCCTGTACTCACAGGTGAATTAATAATTATCAAGCTACAATAATCAACTGCATAATCCTCAAGGAAAAATTGCACACAAAAATCTTCTACTACTACCTGGTTTTCCACGTCATCCGTTTCCAACACAATTTCTTCCGAGGTACTGTAGCTCTGGATCCCGTGCGATCATCTACCATTCTCAATCCCGCACGGTACGTGGGCTCTTCCTGTGACATGGGCCGTTCCCGTGGCCTTGAGCAAAGTACCGACGGTATAACCGTTTCTTCTCCAggcctcttcttttcctctcccgacgttttcttttcctccatgTCCACCCAATCAGGCGCCTCCCCCTGCCGCAGATGTGGGGCCAGGTGCCTCCGTTGCCCCCATTTTAGTTTGAAAATTGAAGGACAAATTGTGAAGATAATTTGTTCCAAACAATATATAATAACCATattgttcatgttcagatgGGATACCTGTTTATATATGTGGGGCATAGAAAAATTACATTAATGTTCCAATACCAAAGTCACAAGTATGCAGAGCTGCAGACTGAATTTCAATATATTTCTGAAATGCTCCAATACCAAAGCCCCCATTGCAAGTAGAAAAGGCATTATTCTGTACTTTCTTTTACTTGGTCTGATAAATTGGAAGAATGCAATCTAATATGGAATGGAGAGAGAGTAGTGTTCTATCTTTTGAATGATCAAAACCTATATGTTACTATAGAGTAACATTTTGTAAAAGATTTAAAATTTCTATTGTTGACTCTGTATACACACAAGAGACAAGCTTGTGGAATAAGCATAGGATATTCTTGTTTGATTAAGACACAAAAGAATAATCTTGACTACATTGCCATCTACAAACTATACTCTTACACCTATAAAACACCTTCCTGTCAAACACACGTTTCATATCAGACAAAAATAAGTTCATTTTACATCATTATTAACTTTGCAAaatgcaaccatgcatgcactaattaaccaaaaattgattgacaaaaaaaatagcttctgtagaaattaaaaaaagagtGAAGAAAACTAGCAATTAATAATTTGATAGTACAAGTAGTCACGAGTCACGAGTCACAACCAACAGTCGTATAACACACTTTTCTGAACACTTTTCTGATCTAAAGTTCTAAACTTGAATCAGGCATGCATGCTTCTCATGCCTTGGTGTAAGGTGTGGTGTCGTTGTATCCGATGCCCTTACGCTTCGTCGGGAATATCATGAACACAAAGCTGGACAAGAACGCCATGCCCAGCGGCAGGTTCTTGAGCAGCTCCTGGGCGTTTTTGCCGGCGTCGGGGAAGAAGCAATTCTGCAGCCCCACGTCACTGAACGCCACGGTGAGGAACACCACGGCAGTGAAGGCGGCGTGCATGAAGTCCAGAGGCCGGATTCGAAGCTTCCGGAGCTCATCCTCAGCCCACAGCCGCTGTTCCTCGTCGCCAGAGAAGTTGAACACGTTGAAGCCGCGTGGCGTGGCCACGCCGTAGTATAGTTTGCGATCGCGGCCGAGGAGGACGCTGTCGGTGAAGGAGAATAAAATGGAGAGCGTGGCGAGGACGGTGACCAGGGCGGCTGTGAGCCACTGGTTGGAGGTCTGGCACTGGCCATGGTTGGTGAAAGACGGCGACAGTGCCTGGTACGCTAGCACGGTGCCCGTTGGCAGGAGCTGTGCTAAGTTGGCCGCGCTTGACATGACCTTGTCGGTCGCCGATGCCGTGGGCCTGCTGGCAGATGCCGGTGCTGCCACGGGGTCATCGGCGACCTTCAGCGTGGCCGGGGGCGCCGTGCCGCCATTGGGGTTAGGACTTGGAGGCATCTGGATCACGgtagatggaggaggaggagacgccATTGTGTGCTTAATTAGTTGTGTGTCCAAGGAATAATTCAATCGTGTGGTTCATGTTTATATAGGCGAATCCTTGGCGAATGGTTCCAACATGCACTTCCAAGGATGGCGCGTTGATTTTTCTACGCCTCACtgttgcatgcatatatgtggACTTCAACTCTCGAACTGTGATCAGTCGTACTacttttcttgatttttttctaAGAGTATAACCAACTTTGACGTTACCGCTTGTTTCGTCAATTAACTTGTCATGATGGTGAATTTCCTGTAAGGACAAGGACGTGGTTGTTTTCATGTGGAAATCTTGACATTATTATACAAATTTTTACAGTGAACTTCTACAGTGAAAATGTACCAAATTTATTTGCATGAAGGACGTTTAATTATTATGGTGCACCCTGTTGAAAATGGCAGCTTGCTTGGAGATTGTTTACCTGGTATATGTGGCTAGCTAATTTGTAATAGGTTGTGTGGTACATGAGTTGTACGGATGTACCATATATTTGTTAAGCTCACAATAGTTAGGTTCTATATGATGCAGTGTACAACTCATGTACCATATATTGTTAAGCTCACAATAGTTAGGTTCTATATGATGCAGTGTAATATACATCTTTAATGTAATGACATGAATCTAAGTAACAATAGTTGATTGTGTGCGTCAATTGATTCAGAAGCTGGGTtgttcctccgtttcataaaaaaaagcagaCGAAAATCTTAAAGAAAAATACCATTAGCCAATGTTTTTTGGGGTGCAACTAATGTTTTTGAGGAAACAATTTTACATGCGCCGTGGAGTACTAGCTATCTCCAGCCCTTCAAAGTCGCCTATCCTGGTGCTAATAAGGACGTCCCCGTACGTTGTGGACGTGTGGTTCTCAATTTTCATGACGTGTTGGTCACttattgcaatttttttgtgtggatgCCGTACAGCATAGGTATATCTCATGTGTGTTCACCTGGAAGCTACCTGACGTAGGAACATGTGGGCAGCATAAACATATCTGGTTTTCAATTGGTGCGGCCGGATTCCCAAAGCACTAGCAGATCGCACTAAacttgttaattaattaacgcTAATTTCTAAGCATGCTAATTAACCGCAGCACGAGCGGCTGACCGCTGACGGCGAACAGGTCGCCGCAGATCGACGTTGATGATGGGCCGTGGAAAGTGTGAACATATCTTGGCTGTGGAGAAGGAAACAAGTGACAATCTTGAAAGGGACAGAAAGCAAAAGCTGCCTTTTGTCCACAGGTAAAACTGTTGCAGTTTCCTCTCTGGTTCCCTGATTTCCAGTCTCCAATTTTTCTCTCGTGCAATTTGAACCAATCACCGGGTCAAACAGAAAAACGAGGCGTACAATTCGTCTTGAGACTACCAAGTGCAATTGTACGCGCAATTCTCACTATTGTAAAGTACGGAAAatattttttgcttttgcttttgcttttgctatTGACGTACTATATGCTTCTGCCCGCCAGTGGCGACTGATCAGTTATGACGTCTTTACACGATTTAATTCCGTATATCTTGTGAAGAAGTTGTAGTACTAGTACATGTGCCATTTAATTTCCCtatattttgcaaaaataaaaaggttgTAGTAGGGCGTGTTACTGAATATATAAGTATGGCTGTGAAGAAATGAAACAAAGGTCATCAAAAAGGGAAGACACGGAGAGCCGAGAAGATCTGTCATATATCATACaaagtaatttttttgaggACGCAAACGGTCGATCCCCGcgattcgattagaagaaagAGTTGCCCcgtttataaggaaaaccgGGCCTGAAAACCGATACAATGTACGGCTTATTGCAGGAAAGCCGTGCGAAAAATCCTGACAAAGAGCATGCACAAGACGAAATCGAAAAAGCAAGCCGCTAACGCAAAGACGAGACCTCTTCTGCTCCAACGACGCCGAACAGGGAGCAGCTCCTTGCGCcagaagaaggtaggcagaACTGGGCTTCTTCGACGATCGGAGCAAGAAAAGGTTGCCTCGACGAGAACAACTCGCACAACGGCAAGCCCGCGCAGCACAAGGTCCTCCCTGGCCAGGATCCCAGCCAGGCCCCCTAGCGAAACATGATCCGCCGCCAAACGAGGGCTCCAGAGGCAACGCCTCCGAGGAGGATACGACGTCCGAAGACGCCGCCGTTACCCGACCCGGACACCGAATTAGAGTTTTCGCTCGGAGGCACCTCGTTTGCGGAGGGTGGGATGTGGCGGAGCTGTACAATGACGCCTTCAGGAAGGAAACGACGTCCAAGaacgccgtcgtcgccggcaccgacaACGTCGATGCAGGGTTTTCACCCCCAGCCACCGCACCCACCACGGACAGGAGCGGACAGCTCCGcagcaagcccgacggccaaGGACCTGGCCAGAGGCCACAACACCACAACGAGCGCCGGCGAAGCCCGCCGAACGCCACGCGCCAAACCACCAAACGGGCACCGGCCAAGGCGCCGCAACCGCCCCATGCACCGGATATGGCCAGCCTACGGCGGCTGAGCGCCACCCCGTGGCACCGCACCATGCGTGCAGCCACCACGCCAGCAGATCTGCGCCCCCACGCCGCAGCGCACCGTCCTGCACCAGCGGCCTTCACGCGCCACCCCACGGAGCCGTGACGGCCACCACCGCCGGGAAACTCCACAAGAAGCCGCGCCATGCCGGATCCAGCATCAGCAACCACGGATCCGGCACCACCATAGACGGAGCAAGCTGCTCCGGCCAAAGATCCGGCGCAGACACCGCCGAAGCACGCAAATCGGGCACCGTCGGCCCGACGccctgctgctccgccgcAGGAGAGGACccgcaccggatccggcggccccCCATGGATCCAGCGCCGAAGGCGGTAGAaccagcgccgccggccaaCCCGAGCTCGGAGGGGCCGGGCTGCGAAGGAGGGCACAGAGGAGACAAGGACGCCTCGAACGAGGCCCCACCACCGCCATCCCCGTGTAGGCTTTGCCTGGCGGcgaccaccggcggcggcgagggggtggAGATGGGAGGTGGCGGCCGAGAGTTGGGGCGACGGTGTCGCCTCCCGAGTCGCCGGACGCGAGCGACGCGGGGGCCTAGCTGTACAGTACTGAGTTCTCTAGGCGCGCTAAGGTAAATGAAGCTTCATACAAAGTATTTCATTATTATGTAGGTAGGGACGAGAGGCATCGGAAAATGCAATCTAGGAGCGACCAAAGAGCAATTCTAACAGACATATGGCTTCAGGAAAAGTTCCACCAGCTCCACTCCTATATCCCACACACCTTCTTAAGTTAACAGACTGTCTTTGTGGGGTTAAGCTAGGTAGGATCCTGATCAACCATGCCTTACAAATTGAtctcttttacggtaccccaAGATTAATATTCATCTAGATCTAGTGGCCAGTTTTAATTAGTACTCCAAAATAAATCCGGTGGAGTACCACCTGAAGAGACGTGGAGTACCTTAACATTAGGGGCAAAACGGTAATTAAAATAGACCGATTCGTTCACTCCTCCGGCCGTCCAAATATGTCGAGCGTCGCCGGCCGGTTGCTCGCTGATGCCAGCCACATCGATCCAGCCAGAGTTGTGGCCTCTAGCCGGAGATAATCACGGACCAGCGGTAGTGCATTGCCGTCTGCCACCGCTCCTTGGGCCGAGCAGTGCTCTTCCTTCATTAATTAACACCTTCAACGAGCTGGAACGATCCGCAGGAGACACGGCAACGACGACCGTGCTAGGAAGAAGACGATAGCATCATGGCAAGATCAAGTCACTCGTATATTACACGATCTCTTCGGCCTTTCTCTGGCTTCCTTAAAATTTCTGTGGATTTGATGCAGACATCTCGCTCGTTCATTCATGATTTTCTTGGGCGATCGGGAGAGATCATTAGATCAAGCTGCCGGAGTAGTTTAGACATTCAGACTTGATTCACTAGTAGTCAACTTGGGCGGTTCGAGATTCATTAGTAGTCAACTTGGGCGGTTCGAGACGGGATGGGAAGGAGATGCcgctctttcttttctttcctttgatCCGAGGTCGGCGTTCGATCTCCGGGAGAGAGGCGGCGCTGTGGCGACAAGCGTCTGATGACGGGAGAGACGAAGGGGCTTGATGGTTTGAGGTTTCCGTCTAATCTTAGAAGATAAAAAGTCTAAACTACCCCTGCAAAATGGACGGTTGGATTCGTTTAGCACTCCCATACCTCGTACGGAGTATTAAGGTACCGTAAAATTCCTATATAAATTAAGTTGGTTAGCTGCAAATCAATCTGTTGTAGTATAACTACTTTGTAATCCTGTACACGGATGCATTATAAATACGAGAGCGAACAGCCCCAAAACACTTCTATCTTGGAAGGCAGGAGGTTGCCCAAAGGTCGAAAAGACATGGTTGGGCGCAAACAGTAGAAACACCAGCGAGGCATTCTCTGCTTCAAACCACAACAGTCAGTTCTCGGAAGAAACCTGTTTAATTTACCGCACACAGTTAGCGAAGAAATTGCAGAGCCAGCAGGATGTTAGCCTAGTTTAGTTCAGTGGGGGCGGGTAGATATTCATTCTAACCACTTTAATTCATGCCCTCGTGGATTCTAATCTAGATTCCTGTTTAGCATACTGTCTAGGTATCTGTCTGAAAATTCACTCAATACTGCCCGGTCTGGGTTAGGATCTGCTACAGTTTTTCTCCAAATAATAAGTGACAAACAAGGGCGAATTGCCTGCCAGTACGGGATTTTATAATACAAGTGTGTTAGAATAATCTTGTTGTATGAGTCCGTCCTGAGTTCGAGTAGTAGCACTGGTACGAGTCTAATTAGTTTTGCACATTAAGTCCTACTCCTGTTAGGATTAGGTGATTTTgggtgtgtgtgtatatagaTGCATCAGGGTCAAAATTGTAACGTAAGATTTACAACAGTGCCTTTGTGCATAATTTGGTGATCGTCGGGTGGCGTCTTCATCGCCAATAAATTTTATTAATCCACGGGGATTTCCAATGACCGTGCCAGAGAGATAGGTTAGAAGATTAGATGAGTGAAGGAGCTAACTTGTGAGTTTCGCTAAAGAGCAGTAAGAGGAGTGCAGATCACTTTGGTGATGAGGTTGTTGCCATGGATGCCGTTCGTCAATTAGGAGGACGACATGCAGCTGACTCACACAGGAGACAATAATGCAACTTTTATGATATAGCAAATGTGCAACCACCTATAGCAGCACACATTGTGTGCATTTAGAACTGCACACAAAATTATTGCATTCGGCTGCCTACTGTACAACTAAAACTGCTCACAAAAATATTCATTCACCTAAGTCCTTACACGTTTTAAAACGCTACAATCTCGCATGTTTTTCTTAGAAAAACATCACAATTCCGCATGTATATCATGGACATTGATAGCCCGCGCGAAGTTCTCGGAGCAATATAATCAATAGTGAAAACGCCATATAAGGCTGTAAAGAAGCCTACTCATGGAAACAATTTCCAGCAAAATAGAATACACAAACTCGACTAAATACTCTGTATATATCTTCTGGCTTCTGGACAGGAATGCTCCACATCCTTTCAAAGAAAGCTctctaaataaaaaaaaccacACTGCCCTTCTGagtgctcacaaccaaggGAAAAAGGTGTCTAAATGTAAAGCACACAGAGGAGGAGAGTGGTAGCATAAATTGATATGCTCACCGTGAAAGTGAACATATATACATGAGTGAAGGAGTCTTGTGAGAAGTCAACGGAACCCGAATTTAAACAACATTGTGTTATATGTCATAGCTAGGATCGAGAGACATCAGGGAAATGTGTTTTACCACATCCGGGTCCCAAGTTTGGGCTGATCCTTAAGCCCTTAGCATCCATTGAAATTCATGTACTGGGGGTACAGATCTTGGTTATATGGCCTGGGTTCATTAGCAAATTGGTTGTACCTCGTAACAAAAATGTAGCGGTCAAATTGGTCGAACCTGAGAAGCTGGTTGAGCCCGGCTGGTCGTACCGAGGTAATCCACTCCGACTAACGGTCACAGGATAAAAAATCTGGTCTAACTTTCGATGCAGGCATCAATTTTAAACAAAGTAAAGATAACGGGGCAAAGACTTACTGCGTTTTCGTGGACATGCATAGTAGTTGGATATAAGATTGTATTATTTATTAACACATGGCTCAAACTCCATTCTCACATGGTTTCTACGAGCACGCGCTGCAGCTGGCTATTAGGTAATAGCccacttctcttctctctcctattCTCTCCACTCCAACTAAGCAAAAATAACATGTTTAAATCCTTATAGCCTGTTTGAATCACCTTATTATTCTTGCTCTTAGAGAATTAGGCCTAAAAGCCGGCAAATGTCATAGCGACTAATCTTTACCGCTGCAAGTTCCTAGATTtccccgggggggggggggggggggggggggagggggtcGCTCCCGCTCGTCCCTCTTGAATCCGTCCCTGACAGAAGGTGTCTACCCGAGTCTTTTCTTgattttgaggaaaaaaagtGAACTCGGGGCTAAAGAAAACCTAATGCCAATGTGGCAAGTCGGGAAGAAAAACCATATCATGTTGGCACCAAAACCATTTTAGAACGTGACGAAGCACATTGGTGTCTGATTTCAACAGTTTGGGACAAAAAGTATATATACGAAAAAAGTTGAGAGACCATTCGCGTACTTTTTAACAAGTTGAAGGACGaataatttaattttcttttttctctttattttat
This is a stretch of genomic DNA from Brachypodium distachyon strain Bd21 chromosome 1, Brachypodium_distachyon_v3.0, whole genome shotgun sequence. It encodes these proteins:
- the LOC100840153 gene encoding protein DMP3 encodes the protein MASPPPPSTVIQMPPSPNPNGGTAPPATLKVADDPVAAPASASRPTASATDKVMSSAANLAQLLPTGTVLAYQALSPSFTNHGQCQTSNQWLTAALVTVLATLSILFSFTDSVLLGRDRKLYYGVATPRGFNVFNFSGDEEQRLWAEDELRKLRIRPLDFMHAAFTAVVFLTVAFSDVGLQNCFFPDAGKNAQELLKNLPLGMAFLSSFVFMIFPTKRKGIGYNDTTPYTKA